A genomic segment from Dendropsophus ebraccatus isolate aDenEbr1 chromosome 7, aDenEbr1.pat, whole genome shotgun sequence encodes:
- the ANKRD50 gene encoding ankyrin repeat domain-containing protein 50, with amino-acid sequence MAQSSLLQGKPFYCREWIFHKLQHCLQEKTSCTASTANKLSLVANSGSNGGSTGKGTAWGLLFVGGPGSGKTALCTELLWPSSPAGLQRGLHRQVLAFHFCKAQDSDTLCVGNFIRALVEQICQGGLMPGYKDKLNDPSVQKLLQPGECERNPSEAFKRCVLLPLLALNAPPQSLLLVVDSVDEGCNVTEGELRPSGLSGTIADLLATHHEFFPPWLLLICSARKQSRTVTKMFTGFRKISLDDLRKAYIVKDVQQYILHRLDQEEALRQHLTKETAEMLNQLHIKSSGCFLYLERVLDGVVENFIMLREIRDIPGTLNGLYLWLCQRLFVRKQFAKVQPILNVILAACRPLTTTELFQAVWTKNMSLTMEDFQRKLDVLSKVLVDGLGNTKILFHYSFAEWLLDVKHCTQKYLCNAAEGHRMLAMSYTCRAKELTPVEVQEFGLHLIHSNLQLTNSELALWMIWNGTCVKDSLCTVIPKEQEVLQLLVKAGAHVDSEDDRTCCIVRQALEREDSIRTLLDNGASVNQCDSNGRTLLGNAAYSGNLDVVNLLVSRGSDLEIEDANGQTALTLAARQGHVKVVNCLIGCGANINHCDHDGWTALRSAAWGGHTEVVSALLYAGAKVDCADADSRTALRAASWGGHEDIVLNLLQHGAEVNKADNEGRTALIAAAYMGHREIVEHLLNHGAEVDHEDVDGRTALSVAALCVPASKGHASVVSLLIERGAEVDHCDKDLMTPLLVAAYEGHVDVVDLLLEGGADVDHTDKNGRTPLLAAASMGHASVVNTLLFWGAAVDSIDSEGRTVLSISSAQGNVEVVRTLLDRGLDENHRDGGGWTPLHMAAFEGHRLICEALIEQGARTSEIDNDGRIPLVLAAQEGHYDCVQILLENKSPVDQKGYDGQNALRVASLEGHRDIVELLLSHGADINAKDADGRPTLYILSLENQLTMADYFLENGANVEASDAEGRTALHVSCWQGHLEMVQSLISYRADVNASDNEKRSALQSAAWQGHVKVVQLLIENGALVDHACNQGATALCIAAQEGHTDVVQVLLEHGADPNHADQFGRTAMRVAAKNGHSQILKLLEKYGASTQNGCNPSPVHTMEQKALNPSSTKVQSLTIKSNSSSSTGGGDVHPTMRGLCNGPSHAFSSPSESPDSTVDRHKSSLSNNSLKSSKNSSLRTTSSTATAQTVPIDSFHCLSFTEQIQQHSLPRSRSRQSIVSPSSTTHSLGQNNSPTSEFEWSQVKPSLKSTKASKGGKAESSNKSSSASKKSKQSGCSQSKVLEYEMTQFDKRVHIPSAVTGMTVPLKQIPEDTSKIQITSVQQEVGRSQQQFLIQQQSAEQKKRNGIMTNPNYHLQGNQVFLGRVSVPRSVQGRGHQDVLDGYPSTETELGLKQSLKLQIEGTDPSFNYKKETPL; translated from the exons ATGGCTCAGTCAAGTTTGCTGCAGGGGAAACCTTTCTACTGCAGGGAATGGATCTTCCACAAGCTTCAGCACTGTCTGCAGGAGAAGACAAGCTGCACGGCAAGCACAGCAAACAAACTTTCATTGGTGGCAAACTCTGGCAGCAACGGAGGCAGCACCGGCAAGGGCACGGCCTGGGGATTACTCTTTGTTGGCGGCCCAGGCAGTGGGAAAACAGCTTTATGTACAGAGTTGTTGTGGCCAAGTTCACCTGCAGGTTTACAGAGGGGCTTGCACCGCCAGGTCTTGGCCTTTCATTTTTGCAAGGCACAAGACTCTGATACCCTTTGCGTGGGAAACTTTATAAGGGCGCTTGTCGAACAGATCTGTCAAGGCGGGCTCATGCCAGGATACAAGGATAAACTGAATGACCCCTCGGTTCAGAAACTTTTACAGCCTGGAGAATGTGAACGAAATCCGTCGGAGGCCTTCAAGAG GTGCGTTCTTCTCCCTCTTCTGGCATTGAATGCTCCTCCTCAAAGTCTTCTGCTGGTGGTGGATTCGGTTGATGAAGGATGCAATGTTACGGAAGGAGAACTCAGACCATCTGGACTATCTGGAACCATAGCTGATCTTTTAGCAACACATCATGAGTTTTTCCCACCATGGTTACTTCTTATATGTTCGGCTCGCAAGCAGAGCAGAACAGTCACTAAAATGTTTACAG GATTTCGAAAGATAAGTCTGGATGATCTCCGCAAAGCCTATATAGTCAAAGACGTACAGCAATACATTCTGCATCGTTTAGACCAGGAAGAAGCTTTAAGGCAACATTTAACTAAGGAGACTGCGGAAATGTTAAATCAGCTACACATAAAAAGCAGCGGGTGCTTTCTTTACCTGGAACGTGTACTAGATGGCGTCGTAGAGAATTTTATTATGCTTCGCGAGATTCGAGACATCCCCGGAACTTTAAATGGTTTATACCTCTGGCTTTGCCAACGCCTATTTGTAAGAAAACAGTTTGCAAAGGTCCAACCCATTTTAAATGTGATTCTGGCCGCCTGCAGGCCTTTGACGACCACTGAACTTTTCCAAGCAGTTTGGACCAAAAACATGTCATTGACCATGGAAGACTTTCAACGAAAATTGGACGTCCTATCGAAAGTCCTTGTAGATGGGTTAGGAAACACCAAAATCCTCTTCCATTACAGTTTTGCCGAGTGGCTGCTTGATGTAAAGCACTGCACTCAGAAATACTTATGTAATGCAGCCGAGGGACATCGAATGCTTGCAATGAGTTATACGTGTCGAGCAAAAGAATTAACACCTGTAGAGGTTCAAGAATTTGGACTACATCTCATACACTCAAACTTGCAGTTAACTAACTCTGAATTGGCATTATGGATGATCTGGAATGGAACATGCGTTAAAGACTCCTTGTGTACTGTGATACCAAAGGAGCAAGAGGTGCTACAGTTGTTGGTCAAGGCCGGCGCACATGTTGACAGTGAAGACGACAGAACTTGTTGCATTGTGAGACAGGCTTTAGAAAGGGAAGATTCCATCCGCACCCTTCTCGATAATGGAGCATCTGTTAATCAGTGTGACTCAAATGGAAGAACTTTATTGGGCAACGCAGCCTATAGTGGTAATCTTGATGTTGTCAATTTACTTGTTTCAAGAGGCTCCGATCTGGAAATAGAAGATGCCAATGGACAAACAGCACTTACTTTAGCTGCTCGGCAAGGACATGTAAAGGTTGTAAATTGTTTGATTGGATGCGGTGCAAATATAAACCATTGTGACCATGATGGATGGACGGCCCTAAGATCGGCTGCATGGGGCGGGCACACCGAAGTTGTTTCTGCCCTTTTATATGCCGGTGCAAAAGTCGATTGTGCAGATGCAGATAGTCGAACAGCTTTAAGGGCAGCATCCTGGGGTGGGCATGAAGATATTGTGCTGAATTTACTACAACATGGAGCGGAGGTTAATAAAGCTGACAACGAAGGTAGAACTGCTTTGATTGCCGCAGCTTACATGGGTCACAGAGAGATCGTAGAACACCTTTTAAATCATGGTGCAGAAGTTGACCATGAAGATGTGGATGGACGAACTGCTTTATCGGTAGCTGCGTTATGTGTTCCTGCAAGCAAGGGCCATGCATCGGTAGTGAGTCTCCTGATCGAACGGGGAGCGGAAGTGGATCATTGTGATAAAGATCTAATGACTCCATTACTTGTAGCTGCTTATGAAGGACATGTAGATGTGGTTGATTTACTATTAGAAGGGGGTGCAGATGTTGATCATACTGACAAAAACGGTCGTACCCCCCTTCTTGCAGCTGCCTCAATGGGACATGCATCTGTAGTTAATACTCTACTTTTTTGGGGTGCTGCTGTAGATAGCATTGATAGTGAAGGTAGAACTGTTCTTAGCATATCTTCTGCCCAAGGAAATGTTGAAGTTGTGAGGACACTCCTAGATAGAGGTTTAGATGAAAACCATAGGGATGGCGGTGGATGGACTCCCCTACATATGGCCGCCTTTGAGGGTCACAGATTGATATGTGAAGCGTTAATTGAACAAGGTGCTCGAACAAGTGAAATTGATAATGATGGTCGAATTCCTTTAGTATTGGCTGCACAGGAAGGTCATTATGACTGTGTGCAGATTCTTTTAGAAAATAAATCTCCAGTTGATCAAAAGGGATACGATGGTCAAAATGCTCTGCGCGTTGCCTCGCTAGAAGGACATAGAGACATAGTTGAGCTACTTCTTAGTCATGGTGCCGACATAAATGCCAAAGATGCTGATGGAAGACCAACGCTTTATATATTATCACTGGAAAATCAATTAACAATGGCTGACTATTTTTTAGAGAACGGTGCAAATGTAGAAGCTAGTGATGCTGAAGGAAGGACAGCTTTACATGTTTCCTGCTGGCAGGGACACTTAGAGATGGTCCAGTCCCTCATATCCTACAGAGCCGATGTCAATGCTTCAGACAATGAAAAACGTTCTGCCTTACAATCTGCTGCTTGGCAAGGTCATGTGAAAGTTGTCCAGCTTTTAATCGAGAATGGTGCCCTTGTTGACCATGCGTGTAACCAAGGAGCCACTGCACTTTGCATTGCAGCCCAGGAAGGGCATACTGACGTTGTTCAAGTTTTGTTAGAACATGGTGCTGACCCTAACCACGCAGATCAGTTTGGAAGAACCGCTATGCGTGTTGCCGCTAAAAATGGACATTCACAAATATTAAAATTGCTTGAAAAGTATGGAGCCTCAACTCAAAATGGATGCAACCCTTCTCCTGTTCACACGATGGAGCAAAAAGCCTTAAATCCCTCATCTACAAAAGTGCAGTCCTTAACAATTAAATCCAATAGCTCATCCAGCACTGGAGGTGGAGATGTACATCCTACAATGCGGGGCTTATGCAATGGTCCATCTCACGCGTTTAGTTCTCCTTCAGAATCTCCAGATTCTACTGTGGACAGACACAAGTCCTCACTATCAAATAATTCCCTAAAAAGTTCCAAAAACTCTTCTCTCCGTACGACCTCGTCTACAGCAACTGCTCAAACGGTGCCTATAGATAGTTTTCATTGCCTTTCTTTTACGGAGCAGATTCAACAACATTCACTCCCGCGAAGTAGAAGTAGACAGTCCATAGTGTCCCCTTCTTCAACAACGCACTCTTTAGGGCAAAATAATTCTCCCACAAGTGAATTTGAATGGAGCCAAGTGAAGCCTAGCTTAAAGTCAACAAAAGCAAGTAAAGGAGGCAAGGCAGAAAGCTCGAATAAATCTAGTTCTGCCTCAAAGAAAAGCAAACAAAGCGGCTGTTCCCAGTCTAAGGTATTAGAATATGAAATGACCCAGTTTGACAAAAGAGTTCATATTCCAAGTGCTGTAACTGGTATGACTGTACCACTAAAGCAAATCCCGGAGGACACTTCAAAAATTCAGATTACCTCAGTGCAGCAGGAGGTTGGTCGTTCTCAACAACAATTTCTTATTCAACAGCAAAGTGCGGAACAAAAGAAAAGAAACGGAATCATGACCAACCCCAACTATCACCTTCAAGGAAACCAGGTTTTCCTTGGTAGAGTTTCTGTGCCACGTTCAGTACAAGGTCGAGGACATCAGGACGTTTTGGATGGCTACCCATCAACAGAAACTGAGTTAGGCCTTAAACAGTCACTGAAGCTTCAGATTGAAGGAACGGACCCTAGCTTTAATTACAAAAAGGAAACGCCACTATAA